The sequence below is a genomic window from Polaribacter vadi.
GAACAGCTTATAAATATTTTGATATTTCTACAGATTATAAAAGTGGTACTTTGCAAAAGTCAATACAGCCAAAAGATCGCTTTTTTGCCAATTTATCTTATGAAACTGAATTAACAGAAAAGGAATCTCAGTGGAGGTTTGATGTTACCTATAATATTATTGGAGAACAACGTTTGCCAAACACAAGTTCAAATCCTACTCAATATCGATTGCCAGAAAATGTAGGATCTTATCAATTGTTAAACTCTCAAATAACAAAAGTATTTTCAAATAAATTTGAAGTATATATTGGAGGAGAAAATTTAACAAATGTGCAACAACCAAATCCTATTTTAGGAAGCGATGATCCTTTTGGTGCAAATTTTGATACTACAATTGTGTATCAGCCAATTTTTGGAAGATCTATGTATGCAGGATTACGATTTAAAATAAAATAGTCCACATAGTGGAATTAAATAATTTAATATAAAAAAAATAATAAAAAGATTTCTGTTTATTAGAAATCAAAAAATCAATAAAAATGAAAAAAATATTTATAACATTAATAGTGATCTTGGTAGGTTTTACAATACAAGCTCAAGAAATAAAAAAAGATAAAAATGCAAAAGTATCTATAAAAGTAGATGGTATTTGTGGCATGTGTAAAAAGCGAATAGAAACTGCAGCTTTAAAAACTAAAGGTGTAAAATTTGCTTTGTGGAGCCCAACAACCCATCAATTAAATTTGATTATGGATGAACGTAAAACGGATTTGAAAGCTATTCAAGACAATATTTTAGATGTTGGTCATGATATTTTATTAGAAGATGATAAAAAAATTATAGCGAAAGATGAGGCTTATAATTCTGTGCATCCTTGTTGTAAATACAGAGATGAAGAAATTATAAAAACCCATGAAGGAGAGTTGAAAAAGGTTAAAAAACAAGAGTAAAAATTACATCAAATTTTATAATTTATAAAAATCGATAGTGATACAAAATCTATTTTTGATATTAGCTTTTCTTTAAGTGGTTTATATTTCAATATATTTTAAGACATACATTAAGATTAGATAAATTAGACTTAGTCGTTTTTATAAAATATAACTTATCATAAATAAAAAATCCGTTAGAAAATTAATTCTAACGGATTTTTTATTTTTTTAGAAATAAATTAAGTTACTCTAAAGCAAGAGTAAATTAATTATCTATGGCGATTCGCCATTACATCATACCTGGCATTCCACCACCCATTGGAGGCATTCCACCACCAGCGTTTTCTTCTTTAATATCTATCAAAGCACATTCTGTAGTTAAAATCATTCCTGCAACAGAAGCTGCATTTTCTAAAGCAACTCTAGTTACTTTTTTAGGATCTATAATTCCAGCTTCTAACATATCTACATATTGTTCAGATTTTGCATCATAACCAAAGTTCTTTTTACCTTCTAAAACTTTGTTGATTACAACAGAACCTTCACCACCAGCATTTTCTACAATCGTTCTTAAAGGCGCTTCAATTGCTTTGTTTACAATTTGTACACCTGTAGTTTCGTCTAAATTTTCAGTAGCTAATTTCTCTAAAACTTTCTTAGCACGTACAAATGCAACTCCACCACCAGCAACAATACCTTCTTCAACTGCAGCTCTTGTAGCATGTAAAGCATCATCAACTCTATCTTTTTTCTCTTTCATTTCTACTTCAGAAGCAGCACCAACATATAAAACTGCAACACCACCAGCTAATTTAGCCAAGCGTTCTTGAAGTTTTTCTTTATCGTAATCAGAAGTAGTTGTTTCTATTTGCGCTTTGATCTGATTTACTCTAGTTTTAATCGCTTCAGGATTTCCAGAACCATTTACAATTGTAGTATTGTCTTTGTCAATTGTAATTCCTTCTGCAGTTCCTAATAAATCTAACGTTGCGTTTTCAAGAGAAAAACCTCTTTCTTCAGAAATTACAGTTCCACCAGTTAAAATAGCGATATCCTCTAACATTGCTTTTCTTCTGTCTCCAAAACCAGGAGCTTTTACAGCAGCAATTTTTAATCCACCACGTAATTTATTAACGACTAAAGTAGCTAAAGCTTGTCCATCTACATCTTCAGCAATAATTAATAAAGGTCTTCCTGATTGAGAAACTGGTTCTAAAATTGGAAGAATTTCTTGTAAGTTAGAAATCTTTTTATCGAACAATAAAACATACGGATTTTCTAAATCTGCAATCATTTTATCTGCATCAGTTACAAAGTAAGGAGATAAATAACCTCTATCAAACTGCATACCTTCTACAACATCTACGTATGTTTCCATACCTTTTGCCTCTTCAACAGTAATTACACCTTCTTTACCAACTTTTGCAAAAGCAGTTGCAATTAAATCTCCAATAACATCATCGTTATTTGCAGAAATTGCAGCAACTTGTTTTATTTTTTCTGATGAGTTACCAACCTTTTGAGCTTGCTTTTCTAAATCTGCAATAATTGCAGCTACAGCTTTGTCAATTCCACGTTTTAAATCCATTGGATTTGCGCCAGCAGCAACGTTTTTTAAACCTTCTTTTACAATTGCTTGTGCTAACACAGTTGCAGTTGTAGTTCCATCTCCAGCTAAATCGTTGGTTTTAGACGCTACTTCTTTTAC
It includes:
- a CDS encoding heavy-metal-associated domain-containing protein, whose protein sequence is MKKIFITLIVILVGFTIQAQEIKKDKNAKVSIKVDGICGMCKKRIETAALKTKGVKFALWSPTTHQLNLIMDERKTDLKAIQDNILDVGHDILLEDDKKIIAKDEAYNSVHPCCKYRDEEIIKTHEGELKKVKKQE
- the groL gene encoding chaperonin GroEL (60 kDa chaperone family; promotes refolding of misfolded polypeptides especially under stressful conditions; forms two stacked rings of heptamers to form a barrel-shaped 14mer; ends can be capped by GroES; misfolded proteins enter the barrel where they are refolded when GroES binds), which translates into the protein MAKDIKFDIEARDGLKRGVDALANAVKVTLGPKGRNVIISKSFGAPTVTKDGVSVAKEIELADPLENMGAQMVKEVASKTNDLAGDGTTTATVLAQAIVKEGLKNVAAGANPMDLKRGIDKAVAAIIADLEKQAQKVGNSSEKIKQVAAISANNDDVIGDLIATAFAKVGKEGVITVEEAKGMETYVDVVEGMQFDRGYLSPYFVTDADKMIADLENPYVLLFDKKISNLQEILPILEPVSQSGRPLLIIAEDVDGQALATLVVNKLRGGLKIAAVKAPGFGDRRKAMLEDIAILTGGTVISEERGFSLENATLDLLGTAEGITIDKDNTTIVNGSGNPEAIKTRVNQIKAQIETTTSDYDKEKLQERLAKLAGGVAVLYVGAASEVEMKEKKDRVDDALHATRAAVEEGIVAGGGVAFVRAKKVLEKLATENLDETTGVQIVNKAIEAPLRTIVENAGGEGSVVINKVLEGKKNFGYDAKSEQYVDMLEAGIIDPKKVTRVALENAASVAGMILTTECALIDIKEENAGGGMPPMGGGMPGMM